The following are encoded together in the Salvia hispanica cultivar TCC Black 2014 chromosome 6, UniMelb_Shisp_WGS_1.0, whole genome shotgun sequence genome:
- the LOC125192573 gene encoding tetraspanin-2-like codes for MAMSNNITALVNFIALMCSIPIISAGIWLASKPDSECIRWLRWPLVFLGIAFLLVALTGFVGAYWKKEGLLGLYLVLMFMLIVLLLVLLVLAFVATRHTGAYSAPAAAFREYRLAGFSDWLKVHVIGDDNWPGIRACLAESRICPKLAGKYFSAAEFFAAHLSPIESGCCKPPMICGYQYVGPTTWNGASSVVADVDCAIWSNDPSQLCYNCESCKAGLLGNLRREWRKANVILIVTVVVLICLYVIACNAYKNAQLADTVKR; via the exons ATGGCTATGAGCAACAACATAACAGCCTTGGTGAACTTCATCGCCCTGATGTGCTCCATCCCGATCATCTCGGCCGGCATATGGCTCGCCTCCAAGCCCGACAGCGAGTGCATCCGGTGGCTCCGGTGGCCCCTCGTCTTCCTCGGCATCGCCTTCCTCCTCGTCGCCCTCACCGGCTTCGTCGGCGCCTACTGGAAGAAGGAGGGCCTCCTCGGCCTCTACCTCGTCCTCATGTTCATGCTCATcgtcctcctcctcgtcctcctcgtcctcgccTTCGTCGCCACCCGCCACACCGGCGCCTACTCCGCCCCCGCCGCCGCCTTCCGCGAGTACCGCCTCGCCGGCTTCTCCGACTGGCTCAAAGTCCACGTCATCGGGGACGACAACTGGCCCGGGATCAGGGCCTGTTTGGCCGAGTCGCGGATATGCCCGAAACTCGCCGGAAAGTATTTCTCCGCCGCGGAGTTCTTCGCCGCCCATCTCTCTCCTATTGAG TCCGGATGTTGCAAGCCTCCGATGATATGCGGGTACCAGTACGTTGGTCCCACGACATGGAATGGTGCATCCAGCGTTGTAGCAGACGTTGACTGTGCCATATGGAGCAATGACCCTAGCCAACTCTGCTACAACTGTGAGTCGTGCAAGGCAGGGTTGCTAGGGAACCTGAGGCGGGAGTGGAGGAAGGCGAACGTCATACTCATTGTGACCGTGGTGGTGCTAATTTGCTTATATGTCATAGCTTGCAACGCGTACAAGAATGCTCAGTTGGCGGACACAGTAAAGAGGTAG
- the LOC125192921 gene encoding putative late blight resistance protein homolog R1B-16, producing the protein MAYNLQPLITILEGILDPDQPRWIVDENNPQLHSLLDKATSLQKLLDSKSSLTKMDSSLESQIREAAHQAEDILESHMVDQVLSGSNCVRFTLSTPGLQQVAQDLDSVMEQAEKLMETEDKKLDSTVDKVLKPMEMEDEKKLPELDSSMEQVKLVEMEDNKTQSSSSSSSKSVVVGIDEDLMQLKDRLTGMQKKLEIVPIVGMGGVGKTTLARKLYEDPLIVDHFAYRAWATISQDYNMPQILKSLLSCITGQECDEHSDDLKDMLYRRLYGRKYLIVLDDIWSTKFWDEIRMYFPNNDNGSRIVITTRESDVANYADSLSSHHRVQLLSRLESWNLLHRLVFGEENCPPELDEIGQKIAGDCSGLPLVISVIGGMLSKMERSKDVWEKIGDNVIAAISGSDEQCSSILSLSYNHLPNHLKPCFLYMGAFPEDFEISGSTLVQLWVAEGFVKSNGERSLEEEAEDWLKSLIERNLFLVRKYKKNGKPKSYSMHDMLRDLCILKCAEDKLLYVTSRPNVTFSNTRRVRFDSSNGKVNAKVLIESMSLTRSFIWIHNRRKQLPFGVFSVSRLLRVLYLINFKFTEFPTEIFDFVNLHFLVVGLVVSFVSRVFTNSRVKIPRGISRLRNLQTLIAPRCEFDVPSELLQLSELRNVKVFGFELLKDEEMNYSVMKKLQMISVVGVADEATNLDAFLKSIPNIKKLAINGRHLSKSATSDLSNLHKLEILRCKAIKTIYSPDSSDWRFLVIFPCNIRKLVLDDCKVNSRVLRTLCALHKLEVLTIKSCRFLSDEMTREEEEEEWEVADGEVFCSLQFLSLERLFVDRWIADETNFPRLRHLYAKSCWNLKEIPSSIGEIPTLQLIELERCTEYLVASAERIVGEQSENGNYDLKLRISKTLDQ; encoded by the coding sequence ATGGCTTACAATCTTCAACCCCTCATCACCATTCTTGAAGGAATACTTGATCCTGACCAACCACGATGGATTGTCGATGAAAACAATCCTCAACTCCATTCCCTCCTTGACAAAGCTACTTCTCTTCAAAAACTCCTTGACAGTAAATCTTCACTCACCAAAATGGATAGTAGTTTGGAGAGTCAAATCAGAGAAGCAGCACATCAAGCTGAAGACATCCTTGAATCCCACATGGTTGATCAAGTGCTCTCTGGATCTAATTGTGTGAGATTCACTCTTTCAACACCAGGTCTGCAGCAAGTAGCACAAGATCTTGATTCTGTTATGGAGCAAGCCGAGAAGCTCATGGAGACGGAGGATAAGAAACTTGATTCTACTGTGGATAAAGTGTTGAAGCCCATGGAAATGGAGGATGAGAAGAAGCTTCCAGAACTTGATTCTTCTATGGAACAAGTGAAGCTCGTGGAGATGGAAGATAATAAGACGCAGTCTAGCAGTTCATCAAGTTCCAAGAGTGTTGTGGTTGGAATTGATGAAGATCTGATGCAGCTCAAGGATAGGCTGACCGGGATGCAGAAGAAGCTGGAGATCGTCCCCATCGTTGGTATGGGCGGAGTAGGTAAAACCACTCTTGCTCGAAAGCTTTATGAAGATCCTTTGATTGTTGATCACTTTGCATATCGTGCATGGGCCACAATCTCACAAGATTACAATATGCCACAAATTCTCAAAAGCCTCCTTAGTTGCATAACTGGACAAGAATGTGATGAACATAGTGATGATTTAAAAGATATGTTATATAGAAGATTGTACGGTAGGAAGTACTTGATTGTATTAGATGACATATGGAGCACAAAATTCTGGGATGAGATAAGGATGTACTTCCCAAATAACGACAATGGGAGTCGCATTGTGATCACTACTAGGGAATCCGATGTGGCAAACTATGCAGACTCTTTGAGTTCGCATCATCGGGTGCAATTGCTAAGCAGGTTAGAAAGTTGGAATCTGCTACACCGACTTGTGTTTGGAGAAGAGAATTGCCCTCCCGAATTGGATGAAATTGGTCAAAAGATAGCCGGTGATTGCAGTGGGCTTCCTCTAGTCATCAGTGTGATTGGAGGGATGCTATCTAAGATGGAAAGATCAAAAGATGTTTGGGAGAAAATTGGGGACAATGTAATAGCAGCAATTTCTGGATCAGACGAGCAATGCTCTAGTATATTGTCTTTAAGTTATAACCACTTGCCGAATCACTTGAAACCATGTTTTTTGTACATGGGAGCTTTCCCTGAAGACTTCGAGATTAGTGGCTCCACACTCGTACAATTGTGGGTTGCTGAAGGATTTGTAAAATCAAATGGGGAAAGAAGTTTGGAGGAAGAGGCCGAGGATTGGCTAAAGTCTTTAATAGAGAGGAATCTATTTTTGgttagaaaatacaaaaagaaTGGAAAACCAAAGAGCTACAGCATGCATGATATGTTGAGGGATCTATGCATTCTGAAATGTGCTGAAGACAAGCTTTTGTATGTGACGAGTCGTCCCAATGTCACATTCTCTAATACACGCCGCGTCAGATTTGACTCGTCAAATGGAAAGGTCAATGCTAAAGTTCTAATAGAGTCCATGTCACTTACTCGATCTTTTATATGGATTCATAATCGCCGCAAACAGCTACCATTTGGTGTCTTTTCCGTGTCAAGATTGCTAAGGGTGTTGTATCTCATTAATTTCAAGTTCACTGAGTTCCCAACTGAAATATTCGACTTTGTCAATTTACACTTCTTAGTTGTCGGCTTAGTTGTCAGCTTCGTTTCAAGGGTTTTTACAAATAGCCGTGTAAAAATACCTAGAGGAATATCAAGATTGAGAAATTTACAAACCTTGATTGCTCCTCGTTGCGAGTTTGATGTGCCGTCTGAGCTATTGCAGCTCTCCGAGTTAAGAAATGTCAAGGTGTTTGGATTTGAGTTGTTAAAAGACGAGGAAATGAACTATAGTGTTATGAAGAAGCTGCAAATGATTTCAGTTGTGGGTGTAGCTGACGAGGCAACTAACTTAGATGCTTTCCTCAAAAGCATTccgaatataaaaaaattggcaaTTAATGGTCGCCACCTAAGCAAATCCGCTACATCTGATCTTAGCAATCTTCACAAACTCGAAATATTAAGATGCAAAGCTATCAAAACCATATACAGTCCTGACAGTTCTGATTGGCGCTTCTTGGTTATATTTCCTTGTAATATCAGAAAACTAGTTCTGGATGACTGTAAAGTGAATTCAAGAGTGTTGAGGACTCTGTGTGCACTACATAAGCTGGAAGTGCTCACGATAAAATCATGCAGATTTCTGAGTGATGAGATGACacgtgaagaagaagaagaagagtggGAGGTAGCAGATGGAGAGGTGTTCTGTTCACTGCAGTTTCTATCTCTTGAAAGATTGTTTGTTGACCGTTGGATAGCCGATGAGACCAACTTCCCTAGACTTCGCCACCTCTATGCAAAGAGCTGTTGGAATCTAAAGGAAATCCCTAGCAGCATTGGAGAAATCCCAACACTCCAACTAATCGAGTTAGAAAGGTGCACCGAATACCTAGTGGCATCAGCTGAAAGGATTGTGGGGGAGCAATCTGAAA